The following proteins are encoded in a genomic region of Oncorhynchus kisutch isolate 150728-3 linkage group LG6, Okis_V2, whole genome shotgun sequence:
- the nme4 gene encoding nucleoside diphosphate kinase, mitochondrial isoform X1 translates to MVLFQMCALKNLILPSPYCRGWGVLQASKSYITEFAFFLLLGHRCTGYSTISGIPGVRERTLIAVKPDGVQRRLVGQIMQRFEQRGFKLVGMKMLQASEELLSQHYQELRRKPFYPSLLYYMTSGPIVVMVWEGHNVVRTSRIMVGDTNPSEAQAGTVRGDFSIHISRNVVHASDSVEGAQREIQLWFHRKELMDWDCYDHNSTYQL, encoded by the exons ATGGTTCTATTTCAAATGTGTGCGCTGAAAAACCTTATCCTGCCGAGTCCTTACTGTCGGGGTTGGGGAGTTCTACAAGCGAGTAAAAGTTATATCACTGAGTTCGCATTTTTTCTCCTCCTTGGGCATCGATGCACTGGATACAGTACCATATCAG GGATCCCTGGTGTGAGAGAACGTACTCTTATTGCAGTGAAACCAGATGGGGTCCAGCGCCGCCTTGTGGGACAGATAATGCAACGCTTTGAGCAGAGAGGCTTCAAACTGGTGGGCATGAAGATGCTGCAG GCATCAGAGGAGCTGCTCTCTCAGCACTACCAGGAGTTAAGGAGGAAGCCCTTTTACCCCAGTCTCCTGTACTACATGACCTCTGGTCCCATAGTTGTTATG GTGTGGGAGGGTCATAATGTGGTCCGGACATCCCGGATCATGGTAGGAGACACCAACCCATCTGAGGCCCAAGCAGGCACTGTCCGGGGGGATTTCAGCATTCACATCAGCAG AAATGTGGTCCATGCCAGTGATTCAGTAgagggggctcagagggagatcCAGCTGTGGTTTCATCGAAAGGAACTGATGGATTGGGACTGCTATGACCACAATAGCACCTACCAGCTTTAA
- the nme4 gene encoding nucleoside diphosphate kinase, mitochondrial isoform X2, whose product MQRFEQRGFKLVGMKMLQASEELLSQHYQELRRKPFYPSLLYYMTSGPIVVMVWEGHNVVRTSRIMVGDTNPSEAQAGTVRGDFSIHISRNVVHASDSVEGAQREIQLWFHRKELMDWDCYDHNSTYQL is encoded by the exons ATGCAACGCTTTGAGCAGAGAGGCTTCAAACTGGTGGGCATGAAGATGCTGCAG GCATCAGAGGAGCTGCTCTCTCAGCACTACCAGGAGTTAAGGAGGAAGCCCTTTTACCCCAGTCTCCTGTACTACATGACCTCTGGTCCCATAGTTGTTATG GTGTGGGAGGGTCATAATGTGGTCCGGACATCCCGGATCATGGTAGGAGACACCAACCCATCTGAGGCCCAAGCAGGCACTGTCCGGGGGGATTTCAGCATTCACATCAGCAG AAATGTGGTCCATGCCAGTGATTCAGTAgagggggctcagagggagatcCAGCTGTGGTTTCATCGAAAGGAACTGATGGATTGGGACTGCTATGACCACAATAGCACCTACCAGCTTTAA